The Caldivirga sp. genome contains the following window.
TGGAAAGTTATAGTTACATTTTCCCCAGCTTTTGCAGGGTTGGGTTCAACAGCCAAATTTGCCAGCGAAAGTGCTCCAGAAACTTGTGCTTTGCTTGTAGTTGCTAGCAGCAATGCCAATGCCAATAAAACGCCTAAATTCAATTTTTTGTTTTGCATGTTCACACCGCATTTACATTTCTAAATAGAATAAGGCTTACTGCAATTGTAGCAATTGCGAAGCCTATAAGAATCGCAGAGTATAAAATGAATAAGGACCAAGGCAGCAAACCTTTTAGCATCACGTCCCTTACTGCATCAACCGCATAGGTCATTGGATTGTATGTGCTAAACGGCTGCATGATCCTGGGCAATGTGCTTGTAGGCATAAACGCTCCTGAAAGGATCCACATTGGCAAAGTTATCGCCATGCCCAGAAGGGAATATACCTCAACCTTGCTTATCCTAGACCCGAGGGCTGTTGCCACGCCGCTAAACCCTAATGAGCTCAGAAAAGCAAACCAAATTATGAAAGCCAAACCCACAGGCCCTTCTGCAATTTCGCCGCCATAAGCCAAGCCGATTGCCAAAGCAAGCAGAGCATTGATCATGGATTGCGAAATTCCGTATGCCATTTTGCCCAGAAGAATTGAAAGCTTATGAATGGGAGTTACCATAAATGCCTTTAGGTTGCCAAGCTGTCTATCCGTTATAATAGTAAAGCCACCGCTCCACATTGAGCCAAAGGCGGCAACCATGACTACAATGCCCGCTATTAGGAAGGTTTTGTAACTGCTACTTGCGCCATATACGTAATTCGTATTTGTGGTTGTGCTGCTAATCACGCTCGGCCGGGCGTCGAACAGCTCCGCTACCTGATCTATCGCTGCGTCTGCCTCCTGCGAGGCAATAGGCGAGGATATGTCCGTATACAAGAATACCGTATTGCGTGTTGTCTTTCCAAAGTTTTCAGGGAGTACCACTACAGAAGTTACACTTCCTGTAGCCAATAAATTCATTGCTTCGTGTTGGTTTGACAATACATAGATTTTGAGCGAATTCTGTTCATTAAGTTTACT
Protein-coding sequences here:
- a CDS encoding ABC transporter permease, whose product is DKMGIIGDAYNLYIRDMLIFKKNWKTSIARSIIFPLTLILLLGNLGMSVNHVPIAVVNLASSPYAISFISKLNEQNSLKIYVLSNQHEAMNLLATGSVTSVVVLPENFGKTTRNTVFLYTDISSPIASQEADAAIDQVAELFDARPSVISSTTTNTNYVYGASSSYKTFLIAGIVVMVAAFGSMWSGGFTIITDRQLGNLKAFMVTPIHKLSILLGKMAYGISQSMINALLALAIGLAYGGEIAEGPVGLAFIIWFAFLSSLGFSGVATALGSRISKVEVYSLLGMAITLPMWILSGAFMPTSTLPRIMQPFSTYNPMTYAVDAVRDVMLKGLLPWSLFILYSAILIGFAIATIAVSLILFRNVNAV